The following are encoded together in the Bos javanicus breed banteng chromosome 4, ARS-OSU_banteng_1.0, whole genome shotgun sequence genome:
- the TNPO3 gene encoding transportin-3 isoform X3, protein MTCVEKAGTDEKMLMKVFRCLGSWFNLGVLDSNFMANNKLLALLFEVLQQDKTSSNLHEAASDCVCSALYAIENVETNLALAMQLFQGVLTLETAYHMAVAREDLDKVLNYCRIFTELCETFLEKIVCTPGQGLGDLRTLELLLICAGHPQYEVVEISFNFWYRLGEHLYKTNDEVIHGIFKAYIQRLLHALARHCQLEPDHEGVPEETDDFGEFRMRVSDLVKDLIFLIGSMECFAQLYSTLKEGNPPWEVTEAVLFIMAAIAKSVDPENNPTLVEVLEGVVRLPETVHTAVRYTSIELVGEMSEVVDRNPQFLDPVLGYLMKGLCEKPLASAAAKAIHNICSVCRDHMAQHFNGLLEIARSLDSFMLSPEAAVGLLKGTALVLARLPLDKITECLSELCSVQVLALKKLLSQEPSNGISSDPTVFLDRLAVIFRHTNPVVENGQTHPCQKVIQEIWPILSETLNKHRADNRIVERCCRCLRFAVRCVGKGSAALLQPLVTQMVNVYQVHQHSCFLYLGSILVDEYGMEEGCRQGLLDMLQALCIPTFQLLEQQNGLQNHPDTVDDLFRLATRFIQRSPVTLLRSQVVIPILQWAIASTTLDHRDANCSVMRFLRDLIHTGVANDHEEDFEVRKELIGQVMNQLGQQLVSQLLHTCCFCLPPYTLPDVAEVLWEIMQVDRPTFCRWLENSLKGLPKETTGGAVTVTHKQLTDFHKQVTSAEECKQVCWALRDFTRLFR, encoded by the exons CAACAGGATAAGACCTCATCGAACCTACACGAAGCTGCTTCagactgtgtgtgctcagctctCTATGCCATTGAGAATGTGGAAACCAACTTGGCATTAGCCATGCAACTTTTTCAAGGAGTCCTGACATTGGAGACAGCCTATCATATGGCTGTGGCACGTGAAGATTTAGATAA AGTTCTGAATTACTGCCGTATTTTCACTGAACTTTGTGAaacttttcttgaaaaaattGTTTGTACGCCAGGCCAAGGCCTTGGGGACCTACGAACTCTGGAACTGCTTCTTATCTGTGCAGGGCACCCTCAATATGAG GTAGTAgaaatttcctttaatttttggtACCGACTAGGGGAGCATTTGTACAAAACGAATGATGAGGTTATTCATGGCATCTTCAAAGCTTACATTCAAAGGCTGCTTCATGCCTTGGCTCGCCACTGCCAGTTGGAACCAGATCAT GAGGGGGTTCCTGAGGAGACTGATGACTTTGGGGAGTTTCGGATGCGGGTGTCAGACCTGGTGAAGGACTTGATTTTCTTGATTGGATCTATGGAGTGTTTTGCTCAG TTATATTCTACTCTGAAAGAAGGCAACCCACCCTGGGAGGTGACAGAAGCGGTTCTCTTTATCATGGCTGCTATAGCAAAGAGTGTTGATCC GGAGAACAATCCAACACTCGTGGAGGTCCTAGAAGGAGTTGTCCGTCTCCCGGAGACTGTGCATACAGCTGTGCGCTACACCAGCATTGAGTTGGTTGGAGAGATGAGCGAAGTGGTTGATCGAAATCCTCAGTTCCTTG ACCCTGTGTTGGGCTATTTGATGAAAGGCCTGTGTGAAAAGCCTCTGGCTTCTGCTGCAGCGAAAGCAATTCATAACATTTGCTCTGTTTGCCGAGACCACATGGCTCAGCACTTTAATGGACTCCTGGAGATTGCCCGTTCCCTTGATTCCTTCATGTTGTCTCCAGAAGCTGCTGTGGGCTTGCTAAAAG GGACAGCACTTGTCCTAGCCAGATTACCTTTGGATAAAATTACTGAATGTCTTAGTGAACTATGTTCTGTTCAAGTTTTGGCATTGAAAAAG CTGTTGTCTCAGGAGCCCAGCAACGGCATATCCTCAGATCCCACTGTGTTCTTAGATCGCCTTGCAGTCATATTTAG ACACACCAATCCCGTTGTGGAAAATGGACAGACTCATCCGTGCCAAAAAGTCATACAGGAA ATATGGCCAATTTTATCTGAGACTCTAAATAAGCACCGGGCTGATAATCGGATTGTAGAGCGTTGTTGCAGGTGCCTCCGTTTTGCTGTTCGCTGTGTAGGCAAAGGATCCGCAGCCCTGCTGCAGCCACTAGTCACGCAG ATGGTAAATGTTTACCAGGTACATCAGCATTCCTGTTTCCTGTACCTTGGTAGTATCCTTGTGGATGAATATGGCATGGAAGAGGGCTGTCGGCAGGGACTACTAGACATGCTCCAG GCACTGTGCATCCCCACCTTTCAGCTCTTAGAACAGCAGAATGGACTCCAGAATCACCCTGACACAGTGGATGACCTATTCAGGCTAGCCACAAG GTTTATTCAGCGTAGCCCTGTTACTTTGCTGAGGAGCCAAGTTGTCATCCCTATCTTACAGTGGGCCATTGCCTCTACTACCTTGGACCACCGGGATGCCAATTGTAGTGTCATGAGGTTCCTACGAGACCTCATCCATACAGGGGTAGCCAATGAT CATGAAGAAGACTTTGAAGTACGGAAAGAACTAATTGGACAGGTGATGAACCAGCTTGGACAGCAGCTTGTAAGCCAGCTGCTTCACACGTGCTGCTTCTGCCTCCCCCCATATACCCTACCCGATGTGGCCGAAGTGCTCTGGGAGATCATGCAGGTTGACAGACCG ACTTTTTGTCGGTGGTTAGAGAATTCTTTGAAAGGTTTGCCAAAGGAGACAACAGGGGGAGCCGTTACAGTGACACACAAACAACTTACAGATTTCCACAAACAAGTCACCAG